One genomic region from Cetobacterium sp. 8H encodes:
- the pta gene encoding phosphate acetyltransferase: protein MSIIVQIKEKAKTLGNKIVLPEATDERVIRAAAGIVAEKVAIPVLIGNVETINKFAEELGVSLEGVEVIDPKTSEKLASYVAKLCELRAKKGMTPEDAEKVLTSDVNFFGAMMVKMGDVAGMVSGSDSPTANVLRAGLQVVGTKPGLKTVSSVFLMELKHNVETYGEILVFGDCAVIPEPTSEQLADIASEAAVTAATVAGLEPKVALMSFSTKGSAKHESVDVVKRAGEILRERNAEFAFEEELQADAALVASVGAKKAPNSTVAGKANVLIFPNLAAGNIGYKLVQRLADAEAYGPLIQGLAAPINDLSRGCSVKDIIDLTAITSAQAGK, encoded by the coding sequence GTGAGTATCATAGTTCAAATTAAAGAAAAAGCAAAAACTTTAGGAAACAAAATAGTTCTTCCTGAGGCAACTGATGAGAGAGTAATCAGAGCCGCAGCAGGAATAGTAGCAGAGAAAGTAGCGATTCCAGTATTAATTGGAAATGTGGAAACAATAAATAAATTCGCAGAAGAGTTAGGAGTATCTTTAGAAGGTGTTGAAGTTATCGATCCAAAAACATCTGAAAAATTAGCTTCATATGTAGCAAAATTATGTGAATTAAGAGCTAAAAAAGGTATGACACCTGAAGATGCAGAAAAAGTATTAACATCAGATGTTAACTTCTTTGGTGCAATGATGGTAAAAATGGGAGATGTAGCTGGAATGGTTTCTGGATCAGATTCACCTACAGCAAATGTTTTAAGAGCTGGATTACAAGTTGTTGGAACTAAACCAGGATTAAAAACAGTATCTTCTGTATTCTTAATGGAGTTAAAGCATAACGTAGAAACTTATGGAGAAATCTTAGTATTTGGAGATTGTGCAGTAATTCCTGAGCCAACATCTGAGCAATTAGCAGATATCGCTTCTGAGGCTGCTGTTACAGCTGCAACAGTTGCAGGATTAGAGCCAAAAGTTGCTTTAATGTCATTCTCAACAAAAGGATCAGCTAAACATGAATCAGTTGATGTTGTAAAAAGAGCTGGAGAAATCTTAAGAGAAAGAAATGCAGAGTTTGCATTTGAAGAAGAGTTACAAGCAGATGCTGCATTAGTAGCATCAGTAGGAGCTAAAAAAGCACCTAACTCAACAGTTGCAGGGAAAGCAAACGTATTAATATTCCCTAACTTAGCAGCAGGAAACATTGGTTATAAATTAGTTCAAAGATTAGCAGATGCTGAGGCTTATGGGCCATTAATCCAAGGATTAGCAGCTCCAATCAATGACTTATCAAGAGGATGTTCAGTTAAAGATATTATAGATTTAACTGCTATAACGTCTGCACAAGCTGGAAAGTAA